The genomic region CTTGCACCTTGGTGGCCTGACGTCCTAACACCCTGATGGTCAGGCCAGGCTGGAATAACATCCTAAAATAtatgcggatttccaggcctaccaattgccccttatctccttattttcgctgggtcaggccagaaataaggagataacttcaaTCTTCGGAAAATTGCTTTTCAACGGCTCAATTGTGACTGATTGGATCCTGTAACGGCTAATTGGCTGTTTACGACGCGTGTTGTAATTACTGCAACTTCTTCAATAATTACTCTGCAAGTTGGGGttgaaaaaccctaattttaccgAGTATAAATAGCTTTCACTTCATTGATTAAACTCCACCAAAATCCGATCATTTTCTCCTAATAATCTTCATCTCCAAGTTCCTTTAATTGCCAGATTAAATTCTTCAACACATCTTCAACAAACCTTCAAAAAAATGGTCGCAAAAAAGAAATCTTCCAGGGGAGTGATGTCTCCTGGAACTCCATTCGTTCCAAATCCTGAAGAAACCACTTCTGAAAATTTACCAGCGTCTTCTCCTGCTCAACCTCTTGCGGTTGAAAAACCAATTGATCCCCATCTTTCACAGAGAATTCGAATTTAAATCCACAAAAGCTTTAAAAGATGATCAGTCTCTTCCAAAACGTCTAAAACCCGAATTTTAAAAAGTCTTAAAAGATAAGGGAATCATTCCTGTTGattctgaagtctggatccctaaaaattctcctatcagggcagACTGGtcatgtcctggttggttctgtattcatgactgggccttcagggcTGGTTGCAAGCTTTCTTTCTCTCCACTTATGGTGGATGTTATTAAAGAAATTGGTGTGCCTTCCTACCAgctgatgcctatggtgtggaaggtaGTCTACTCCGTCGAATATCTCTACAAAAAACATAATATTTCCTTCTCCTTGGAGGACTTGAAGGCTTGTTATGCTGTCAAGACCAACAGTCCTGGCCGTATTAGTTTCAAGGTCAGGGCTTCAGCCGCTCTTCTTCTCAGTAATCTGGATAACGACCATGACAAGAattgggctgctgggtacatgtttatcaggaccaattctgtgggttcTAATCTGGCGTACTTGAACTATGATGCCGGTGTTGGTGGTGAGTACCCTGCCTTTTCCTTTTATCCTGCATGTTTATTTGTTAgttttaaagaaaataaataGGTTTAAATAATTTATACCTCTTTTTGTTCGCAGTTGACGATTGGTCAAATGAAATTGAGTATCCCACTGTAagtatttctgctttccttgcaaTTCTTCAATTGGAGAGGACTTGGCCTATCTGTTGTGGGGCTGGTTATCTTCCTCGTTGCCTGAAGACTGAAGGTGCTGCTAGAGTGCCGAAGCCTTCAAAAGTTGCCAGTGCTtctacttcaggcagtaagtctattttgttctctttttggtttttcttttctttctattttggctttttcatGACAGCCTTtctttattgctaatatagtgtctCATGTTATAGCCACTAGATCGTCCACCCGCCTTGCCagatttggtatggctgacctttctgCCAGGCTGGCCAAGGTCAACGAGGAGAGTTACCAGGGGGTGGCGATACTGGGCATGTCATTGATTTAACTGAGTTGCCTGCTACTCCCAAGGTTTCTGCTGCTCTTGTtgcccctgctgaaacaagttcagcagcccagaaGAGAAAACTGGAGGAAGTTGATCTATCTGCCCTAGTCAGGGAAGTGCGAGCCAAGGTGGATAATTTGGAGGCTGCCAGGGTTAAACTTAGTGATTATGCTACTTCCAAATCCGAGATTATGTTCACCCTTAATcctattgagactgctactcaggcggttGCTTCAGTAGATCATGCTGTCAGCCTTTTCGCAGGTGCCTCGGCTGCTGTGAGAGAGGTATATAtagtttttttattattattgtttgtaatatGTGTGTTTTATTTAGAGGTTTTTATTTATTATGAGTtaatatttatactatttttgTTTCTGTTCAGGGTGTTGCAGCTTGTCTCCATAATGCTTATCAGACTACCTCTTTGGTGGCTAGGATTGATCTCATGAGATCTGATTATGATAAGCTGACGTCTGAACTGGATTTTGCTCGGGCTGATCTGGCTGCAGGGACTGCTAACTTGGCGaaggtgcaggctgagagggatgctgccaAGGCTGAGGCCAGCTCGAGTAAGCAGCTTCTGCAGGAGGCACTGGACAGGAATGAGGAGCTTACTctagagagggatgacttggagttcaagcttgatgatgcttCCTTGTACTTTTATATCAAGGGAAAACTGGCTGCTATATCGGAGCCTGTGGAGGCCAGGGCAAactggaaccctgaagctgagatagCCTTCGCTGCTACTAAGTATCCCGACCTGCATAATATGGgtaatgaacaggaggtcgactctctaggggagcaggatgttgacgCTGAGGCTGATCAGGCCAAAAGTGGAAGTGCTGATGCTGTCTCCAAAGGGGAGCAGTAATTTTATATTTGATGGTATTGGCCCATTtgggggggatgtccctggaaagaCAATTTTATTTTCTCGTTCTCTTGTGTTTGGTTGGCCAGGGAGGTTATCCCTAGCCTTAACaattattttggtgcctttgccccagggggtaagggctttataaATATGATGGTGGTGGCCTTCCTTGGCTTCCGAAATTTCCTTAGACCTGCAAGCTTTATTTCTTCATGCCTGTTAACCTGTTAAGTTTCTGAATCTGTTAACctgttttttcaatttttgtccCTGTCTTGCGATTAAAGCCGCCGTAAGCCATTCAACCACATATAGTTTTTACCATAGCGGTTGGAggagtgggaaaaccggcctgtcaggagggcttatatcccctgcctagctggagggatTGGTACTTGGCCTGTCgagagggcatttagactgatggtcgggataaaacacccttgcaccgtcttgctgcgtccagccggttgtagatgtgtgcagcaaatagtcaggtcaggcaattatttcatgcctgattggtcctgctaTTCACCGTATCCGTTGATGGTGACCTACTTCGTCAGGCACAGCGGGGTACAAAAATTTAAAAAGTACATAAATAAGAAGTCTAATATGCAGTAGAagagccctcaatcctgaatatttatgcatataattatttatcatgtataattgttcaggattcaagtaaAATGAGAAAGATTGGGTTAGTTGCATATATGGACATGGATCGGACGTAGAGCATGTGAGACACATAATTTTTCAGGTAGCATGTCAGGGTAAAACACCGATAGTGAAGATGTGATTTTTACCTGATCAGGCTAGAATGAGATTTATACATGGAACAATTTCAGATGAGCTACATTcaaggatcttgggatcatttctccttctaatgtttggagcctgtatggtCCTTGTCCAACGATAGAGTCAATTAAATAGAGGCCCTCCACATAGGggctagcttgcctgctgatttttctttcttatttgggaaaacttttcgtaggacaaggtctccttccttgaagaCTCTAATCCTAACATTTTTATTATAAGTTATGGCCACtgtttgttgatatgatgccatcctgattttggcagcgtctcttagttcttctgataagaccaggttatcttgcatcaggatgctgtttgcttcaacattgttcaggctatTTCTTGATGTTGGCACCCGGACCTCTACAGGGATGACAGCTTCAGagccatacaccaaagaatagggtgtttagcctgttgatgtctttggagttgtcctgtctgcccatatcactaatggaagttcttcagcccatctgcctcgtcttttcttcagtttcttctttaaatagcttatgactaccttattgctggATTCGGcatggccattagcttttggatatccaggggttgatgtggCCAGGTTAATATTCcactcttggcaaaatgctttagtctttttccccacaaattgggtcCAATATCACACACTATCTCTGATGGGACTCCACATCTGCAAATGATATTTGTCCCGATAAAAGATATTACCTCCTTTTCGGTTACCTGCCTAAAAGAGTCAGCTTCGATCcacttggaaaagtagtcagtcatagccaacatgaatactttttgccCTGGGGCTACCGGCAGCTTCCCTATAATATCCATgtcccacttcatgaatggccagggtgcagaaattgagTGAAGAAGTTCGGATGGCTGATGTATTATTAGTGCATGAATTTGACAGGTTTCACATTTTGAACAGTATTCCaagcagtcagccctcagtgttggccaatagtagcctgtcctgagtactttacttgcctgactttttcctcctttatggttgccgtagtgtccatcgtgtatttttTGGAGTACTTGTTTAGCTTCATCAGGCTCTAAGCATCTCAAatatggtccagcctgcgatctcttgaataaagtgttattgataatataataggttgaagctctgattttaaaagcccttgcttcatgcTTGCCTTGAGAAAATGTTCCTTggaggaaccaatcataataggtttggtccaagaattattatCTTGATTGTCAGGGTTGACTTGTTCAGTTTTACTGATAGCTGGCTCTAATAAGTTAACAATTGGtatttttatcaaaaattgcaggagtaaaatttgaacctaggccgGCCAAAGTATCAGCatgggtgttcaggtctcttggtatttggtctatatcaaataaagaaaatttagcggtaaggttttttgcatgttctaaatatgaaatcatttttgcatcctttgccgtataaattccctttatttgattagcaattaaaagtgaatccgtttttacctttaagttttgaacatcgaggtctagacatacctttaggcCTGCTATCTGGACTTCATATACTGCTTCGttattggtagctttgaactcacacctTACGGCCTGGGCTATcatgtctccctgtggtgattttagtactaaccgTAACCCTGTCCCTCTGGTATTCGATGCTCCATCTATGAACAAaatccattcttggtctggggttttattttctaactgGTTAAATTCTTTTTTCAGGTCAGGTTCTACGTTAGGGCTGAAATCCGCCACAAAGTCGGCCAAGGCTTGTGACTTGATtgctgtcctgggttcaaaggtgatGTCATACGTACTAAGCTGGACTGACCACTTGGCCATCCTACCTGACAATTCAGGCTTGTGTAGGACGGATTTTATGGGTAAGTTAGTCCTGATTATGATAGGGTGACACTCAAAATAAGGACGCAATTTagcacatgacataattaaagctaaaacatatcttTTAAGCAAtccatacctcatttcagcatctagtaggcttttacttacataatagacaggatgTTGCTGGCCTTCTTGTTCCTTTATCAGCACTGCACTTactgctgtgtcagtgacagataggtatactgacagGGGTTCTCCTTTCTGTGGTTTAGCCAGTAAAGGTGGAGATGAGAGGTACGATTTCAAGTCCTGAAAGGCTGTTTCATGCTCAGGTGTCCCATGaaactgtttattttttctgagCAGGTTGTAAATTGTTTTGCACCTTTGAGAATTtcttgatatgaaccggttcaGGGAAACTACCCGCCTGTTATTTTCTgaatatccttgacagacttaggtgactgaagttccaggatagcttttatctgttaTGGGCTGGCCTCTAtacctctttttgtcaccatgtaacCAAGGAACTTACCTGCAGAGACTCCGAAGTGGCACTTTGTAGGGTtgagtttcatgttgtatttttccaatatttgaaaTTTTATTTCCAAATGTTTCACGTGATCTTTGGCATTCTTAGATTTTACTACCATGTCAtatatatagacttccatgatatcacctatttgatccttgaacatcatgttgaccaagcgctggtacgttgcccctgcattcttcaggccaaagggcatggctgtgtaacagtatatgccccgatctgtaatgaatgcagtactttcgtggtcagcagggtgcatctttatttgattgaatccactggaggcatccatgaatgtcagcatctcgtgcCTTGTCGtggcatctaccatggcatcaatatgtggaaGGGGAAACAGATCTTTAgggcaggctttgttcaggtcaatgtaatctacacaaactcttcatttaccattcttttttctgcacaacaaccacattagctaaccattcagggtacattacttccctgatcattcctaTATCAAGAAGTTtttccacttcttcattaattattgcatttctttcaggtggaaattttcgtcttttctgttgcacaggcttaagagattgatcaatgttaagtttatgtgtaattacattggcactaattccagtcatatcaaaataagaccaagcaaaccaagatgatttatttttaggaaattttaCCAGTTCTGGCCTGACACAGTCTGGGGCGTCAGACCCTActagaacatacctgtcaggatactgagggtctaggattacctaaTCTGTTTCCATCTTGGATGGTGCCACGTAAGTGCTCCTAACAGGGTatggtaattgctatgcaagagacttacctgccttggaaggcttcagaGCCGCTGTATAGCATTCTTGGGTTGATTTGTGTTCTCCTTTGatcgtggctatgccccagtctgctGGTAGCTTGATACATTGATGATAGGCTGATGGTACGGCTTTAAAATTATGGATCAAGGGCCTTCCCAGgattgcattgtaggatgacaagcaatccaggactccaaatttctcataggatgagactccttcaacataagttggaagatgaatttctcctaatgtgcttctggtttctccactgaaccctaccaaaacgctggatttcttggtgatttgatattcaccaatattcatggctttcagtacatcAAGCATGATTAGGTTCATCGAGCTGCCTCTATCTACCAGGATCCTCCTCACTGTAGCGGTTCCAATCtaatagaaattaccaggccatcatgatgaaaaTTAGGAATtcctaccaggtcacaatcactgaAAGTGATTGATGGGACATGATCCGGTTTGCAGGGCGATGTAATCCtcggcgtcctggctatcttttttgctgctcAAATGGTCAAACCACAAATttctgatccaccagatatgaattttacttcatagattgggggtggtggaggaaggttGCGGTCCTGTTTTTGCTCCTTGTTCTCTTTGGCCTGGTCTGCATTTCTGCCCTTCGTCCTGGTCAGGTCCTTTAGATATCCGTATTTCAACAGGTAGGCCTCTTCGTTTCTTAGGGTGAAGCAATCATCCGTTGtatgtccaatgtccatgtggaattcgcaccactTGGAGTTGTCTCTTCTAGGGTTGGGATTTTCCAACTTCCTAGGCCATCTGActactgatcccatgttgtcaagtctctggatcaatcctgcaatatcaacactgaagttatgctcagaaataggcgggaaaactttagccttaccttgatactcatatgccaggttgatttctgaatggtctggcctagaatatggagtaggtctgtaattgtttcctttaTTGCTCTTCCTGTTATtcttttcatagtcctttgaTCCACTGGTTGATCCGACTTTGTagcttttgtcttcttccagcctgatatatgCAAGGGCCTTGGCTTGGACATATTCAAAGGTACGgaagggatacttagtgagttcgttGTATAGGTCACTATGAGgtagtaacccctgcctgaacgcctccactgctgttccaacgtcacacctgggaatagaCACTTTGTCCTTGTTGAACCTGGTGAGGAATACCCTGAGAGTCTCCTCTGACTTTTGtgtaatcctgtaaagatcactGGACCGCTTCTCCAACTctctgctgcttgcaaactgctggttgaagttgttgatcaggttgtcaaaagaatggatgctcccagttggcaggttgatgtaccattgtagaGCAGTTCTGGTCaaggttgttccaaatcccttacacatgcagacttgcctgaATTCGCTGGGGATAGATGCAGATAACATTTTCTGTTTATAGAGAGCTACATGATTCTGTGGATATGTGGTTCCATCATAAATTTTCATAGACGGAATCATGAATTTTTTAGGCAGgtccacttttgctatttcgtctataaaaggcgaatcagcataactATCAGGGGCAGCTTCCTCCAAGCTGGCAGGAACTCCTGGTAtcttttcgaatttttcatttagcTTCTTGATTTCCTGGACTACTACCATCATGATTACCGCTGCGGATTCATCAGGTTTCTCATTGTTATTGTTTGGCTCACCATCGCCATCAACATTGATAAATTTATAGCCACTTAGACTCCCACagctggaaaaatcaatgtttttgataattgatgcaaatgctgttcctggctggaatctgGAGCATGCTCCTTgagttttttccaatttttgtttcAAAGCTGACTTAGATTCTCTTAACTGAAGGATTTCAGCCTCTGTTTGGGCTACCTtgtctttcaagctttccaactaaGCAAGTTGCTGGAGGGCTGCGTTCAATTGTTCTTCGATGGTAGGctaggccatttttgtaggttatttaGATTTTTGTAAGATAAGGGAAAAAGATTTTAAAGTGCTAgctgccccacggtgggcgctaattcttttgtatggattttgcgccaAGCCAAATCAAGTCAGGGTAGGTCTAGGCCGGGTCAACTAGCTCGAACTTATCTGTGAATATGTAGGGCAGGGTACGAAACTAGAAAAGTAAAGTAAGATaaataaacaacaacaagagaaggaatttgtacgtggaaaacccttaaatgggaaaaaaccacgggccgcaagccaggagaggatttcactataatattgaGTATTTAGCACAAATGATTATAATATAGCTTGAATATCGTATGGGAGTATTGCTAGAGTCTTTTATTGTGTGTGGCAAATAATCCCTAAGTGCTCCTTATATAATCCATGCTGAACGGCTGCTGGATCTCCTTCATCAATGCTGAATATTCCGTCTGAATTGCTCGGTTTAATGCGCATTATTGCTCCCTTAATTACTGTCCTTTATTACAAAATCTTCTCCATTAATGCTCTAATTATCATCCATATATTGTCAATAATATAGTCATTAAATTGGTCAAATATTGTCtttatattttgaccgttgtcctctccatggctggCACCATTCTTCTTGCACCTTGGTGGcctgacgtcctgacaccctgatggtCAGGCCAGGCTGGAATAACATCCTGAAATATCtacggatttccaggcctaacaacaGACAAATAAAATAATCTTATTGTTTAAACTAATTCTCATCAAGCTTCTTCAACAAACTCCGCTAAACATATGTTAAATGGTTTTTTAATATTGGTTACTACAATTTTCTTCTGAATAGAATTGTTTGGGCCAAATTCTGCGCATTGGATCGATAGAGAGGTAGGTCTACCAAGACTTGCATAATGACTTGGTCCAAGCAAACCAACGGCCGCGAAGAGCCCCTGAGCTAAAAGCAGTTAGGGAGAtctcaaggagatcttcgagaaTAGGGTTCCGGATAGCGAATCATGGGTTGTCAACTAGAAGAAGTCCAACAAGACCCGAACACAGCTTTACATACCGTGCAAGCaacctaaaccctaatagggttTAGGTCCTATATATAGACAAGGAGAAGGAGGAGAAAGATTCATTCAGAGACCGACATACAAACATAGAGCATTGTGCTAGCAAGATTTCCGTGCTACCTCTATTTTACTCGTCCTTACATTAACAGCTAGTGCAAtccttggcagggtaccgtcccttcccgTGGTCgcttcccacattgggttttccacgTCGCCAAATCTCTTGTGTTAATTCTTATTTGCATCTTTATCTTTCATACTTAGCATTAATACGAACAATACAATCCACATATAATGCATAAAACCACTTTAACCtaatttaacctaattcggtagaaaaataccaaaacagtttggcgcccatcgtggggcatagtggtcgtcATCGTTAATTACTCAATACAGAATGGATGGAAGCAAACATACATCATTAGCATCATCAACCGGGTCAGGAAGTAGTCAGCCATTGATACCATCAAACCCCATCCAGAATCCAGCATCAGCGGCTCAAAGACAGGCACCCGGACACGCATCAAAAACCACACATGTGACAAAAGTCACCTTACCTCTCAAGACTCCTACTGTGGTGAGGCATTCCAAATCAGATAAGTGACCTGGAAGCTCGCGCCTCACCCCACCACCAAGCCCGACACAAACCCTGCTTAACGGCATGGATAATTTGCAGAAAGTGATGGAGAGCATGCGGGAAGACCAAAGAAAGGCATAAACTCAGGCGATAAAGAGAAACAGAGAACTCTAGGCACAGATAGACTTCCTGAAGCAGCAGGCAGTAGCACCAACAACCATTGAGGGTGAGAATCAGGCATCTGCAATGGAACCTGTGCAGGTAGCATCAAGAAGCCGGAGCCAACCGAGACAGATTCCGGCTGAACTGGTGACCAGGTTGGATCTGACAGAAGTATCAACAGGAAAAAGGATAGTCCCACACGGactaggatacctcacaccggaTAGCTAGCAGCCTTCCAGCCATACAGAGATAGTACCAGGTAATATTCTGGCTAGTAACTTCGTTATAACTAACCAGACACTTGGTGCAGGATCTGTATGTAGTCCGCAAGTAAGCTGGCACCAAGGGATGCTTATTACATCAACCCCATTGGATAACACGCCGCACCAGAATCCCAGGGAACATTGGCCTGGAAGCAGTATCCAAAATCCACAGGTGGTAGACGGGCGTAGCATAGACTCAGGCGGCCTGACAAACAAACAATATCTACAGTTGAGGGAGATGATGAGCAGGGTCCCAGGGATGCCACCTCCACTCGAAAAAGCAGGGCCTGACAGCTATGTTGACTTACCATTCGTGGATGCAATATAAATTGTTGCCATGCTAAAGGGATTCAACAACCCAAACATGACTCTCTTTGACGGCACAGCGGACCCCTTTGATCACGTGAGCCAGTACAAACAAAAGATGATGACACTAACAGACATTCGGCATGTAAAGGAAGCCTGCATGTGTAAGGGGTTCAGATTTACATTATCAGAGGCAACACTTCGATGGCTCGTAAGTTTGCTTAACAGATCGATATCCACATTTACCGATCTGGTAAAAGCGTTCACTCAGCATTTTGTCAGCAGCCGGAAGCCACAATTGCACGCTGGTGACTTGTACCGGATCATTCAAGGCGCCAACGAGACCATTGAAGAATTCAACACCAGGTTCAATAACGAAAAGGTGGTAGTACGAGAGTGTGATGTGTCAACCGCGGTGGAAGTATTCAGAAGGGGCTTACACCAcgagtcataattatataagcATCTGACTATGCACCCTTTTCATAGCTTTGAGGCAGTGCAAGAAAAGGCAGCAGCAACAATCAGGCTTGAAGAAGACGTGCTAGCTAGAGTCAGTATAAAGAGCACGCTAAGCGTATCTAGCACATCGGCCACAAAGAATTCAAGCAGAAAGCAACCCATTGGAAAGAAAGAGTAGAGATACAAACCATATGGTTAGGGAATTAACAGAATTGGCAACAGAGAGGAGAATCAGCAGATCCCTACGCTGGCAGAGTACGGGTTCACAACCGGCGTcagaggaatcttgaaggcacttagGGAAATGGGAGATGGAGTAAGGTGGCCTAGGCCACGAGTAGAAGGGCAATCATGGCGAAAAGACAGCAAGAAAAAGTGCGAGTTCCATCGTCACATCGAACACACTACGGAGGATTACTACATTTTGCGCAGGGAGGTCAGGCGCATGTATGAGCAAGgagagctgagccacctattaccacatgggggcaagaagcAAGACAAGGTGGGTTCCGCAAATCAGTCTAAGCCCACCACACCGCCTACATGCACCAAAATAATAAATGTGATAGCAGGCGGCTCAGACCTGAGCGGATTGATATATTCGGCGACAAAAAGACATGCTACCGAAAATAAGGGTGACAGGCTGGAAACCTCCTGCACAATCTCTCACAGCGACTTGCCTGCCGTAACCTTCGACGAGGGAGATGTCCATGACAGCCAGGAGCACCACGATGCACTTATCATAACACTATCAATGGCTAATTACACGGTAAGGAAGGTCTGGTAGATACTGGCAGCTCGGTCAATTTagtcatgctgaaaaccataaagaacatgggattcagcgagaaggatttgcagaagaaaaCCATCccgctggtaggattcagtggagaaacaactAATTTATTAGGGGAGATCGTGATCCCTACATATGCAGGAGGAATCAATAAACAAGTAAGATACTTAGTCATCGATGAGCCATCTACCTATAACGTTATCCTtggaagaccatggctgcatcTAATGGAAGCAGTCCCCTCAACTAATCATCAATGTGTAAAGTTCCCCACACCTTGGGGAGTGGAAAAAATATggggagatcaggaggaagctagggGTTGCTATAAGAAAGCACTAAAATGTACAGCCAGCCCGCCAGCATAACAACTACAGAAGCAGCacgtccaggacgaatacattgaaCCTCCGGCCGAGGAGCTGGgccaaatcaacctggacaaatTGCACCCAGAAAGAATAGTGCTAATAGGGCAGGATACATGGGTGACCTCAGGCAACACCTAATCAAATTATTTCAAACCAATATGGATTGTCTCGCATAGTCCCATGATGACATGATAGGGATATACCCATctatcataacacacaagctcAGCGTAGACCCAGGATGAGAGCCTATCTAGCAGAGACGAAGGAAATTTTCAGCTGTAAAGaataaggtgatcaaccaagaggtgGATAGCCTGCTAGCAGCGAACAAAATAAGAGAGGTAAAATATACAGAATGGCTATCAAATGTGGTAGTAGTgcccaagaagaatggaaagtgtaGATTATGTGTGGACTTCAacgacctcaacaaagcatgtccaAAAGATCCCTTCCCGTTGCCACACATTGACGCAATAGTGGACGCGATAGGtggacacgagatgttaacattcctggactCCTGGAGTGGTTACAACTAAtgaagagtgtcgttggggctctcaatcaaacacatttataattctcaacaaacaactagttagcggttaagtcgaggtcgatccatgggatggtgtgctttgggttcgaagtctatctatctcaatttatgctagtgtcacaattgatttgggtttgtagttgtgttctaaactaatacaagcaacaaagtaaaacaagaaAGTAAAGGTGTAGATAAA from Silene latifolia isolate original U9 population chromosome 3, ASM4854445v1, whole genome shotgun sequence harbors:
- the LOC141649314 gene encoding uncharacterized protein LOC141649314: MTLFDGTADPFDHVSQYKQKMMTLTDIRHVKEACMCKGFRFTLSEATLRWLVSLLNRSISTFTDLVKAFTQHFVSSRKPQLHAGDLYRIIQGANETIEEFNTSFEAVQEKAAATIRLEEDVLARGINRIGNREENQQIPTLAEYGFTTGVRGILKALREMGDGVRWPRPRVEGQSWRKDSKKKCEFHRHIEHTTEDYYILRREVRRMYEQGELSHLLPHGGKKQDKVGSANQSKPTTPPTCTKIINVIAGGSDLSGLIYSATKRHATENKGDRLETSCTISHSDLPAVTFDEGDVHDSQEHHDALIITLSMANYTVRKVCEKDLQKKTIPLVGFSGETTNLLGEIVIPTYAGGINKQVRYLVIDEPSTYNVILGRPWLHLMEAVPSTNHQCVKFPTPWGVEKIWGDQEEARGCYKKALKCTASPPA